Below is a window of Arabidopsis thaliana chromosome 2, partial sequence DNA.
tttttggtttgaaaaagGTTACATGGGTGGAACATGTGGAAGTAGATGATGCAGGAAGTTACAGCATCTTTGAGAAATTAATCTGTACTGGTCAAGCTTTTGCTGCTAACCGCTGGGTTGGTACATTGGTACGCCAGTGTGAGCGGATATCTAGCATCTTGTCGACAGATTTTCAATCTGTCGATTCCGGTGATCACATAAGTAAACTCATTACCAAATTTTGCTTCATATGGAAAAtgtattctctgttttcttttcttaaacgTTTTGTGATGTTTTGCAGCGCTAACTAACCATGGAAAGATGAGCATGCTGAAGATAGCTGAGCGGATTGCGAGAACCTTCTTTGCTGGAATGACCAATGCGACGGGGTCTACAATATTTTCTGGTGTTGAAGGAGAAGATATCAGAGTGATGACAATGAAGAGCGTGAATGATCCAGGAAAGCCTCCCGGTGTCATTATTTGTGCAGCCACTTCCTTTTGGCTTCCTGCTCCTCCTAACACTGTCTTTGACTTCCTCAGAGAGGCTACTCACCGACACAATGTATACGTACTTACTTACTACTTAGGACAGgacttccttttttttttatgttctttatATAACATGTTTTGAGATATGTATCTGCAGTGGGATGTTCTCTGCAACGGAGAGATGATGCACAAGATAGCAGAGATTACGAATGGGATAGACAAAAGGAACTGTGCAAGTTTACTCCGGGTATAAAATACCTAACTTGTATTTTGgaaaatgtgatatatattatatctttTGGTCTGTGACTGATGTTATTATTGGTTACAGCATGGACACACTAGCAAGAGCAAGATGATGATAGTTCAAGAGACTTCTACTGACCCAACAGCTTCATTTGTGCTTTATGCGCCTGTTGATATGACATCAATGGATATTACTCTCCATGGAGGTGGTGATCCTGACTTTGTGGTGATCCTGCCTTCTGGTTTTGCTATTTTTCCAGATGGTACGGGTAAGCCTGGAGGAAAAGAAGGAGGATCACTTTTGACCATTTCCTTCCAAATGCTGGTTGAGTCAGGTCCTGAGGCTAGGCTGAGTGTTAGCTCTGTTGCAACTACTGAGAATCTGATTCGTACAACCGTGCGGAGGATCAAAGATTTGTTTCCTTGTCAGACTGCTTGAACCACCCCCATTTCGGTAATCTATTGGAGAGCTTCAAAAGGGGAGGAGTCAAGAACGAACCTCAAGGAGATTGGTTTTTTACGAGGTTCGGGATTTGACTAGCCCTGGAATAAACCCATTCAAGATGGAAAAAACAACTAtcttttcctttcatttgagtcttttgtttccttgtcaTTGTTTGGACTTGGAACCTTTTGCTATTTCAGTTGAGTCTTTGGTTTCCTTGTCATTGTTGGACTTGGAaccttttgttatttcattCGAGTCTTTGGTTTCCTTGTCATTGTTGGACTTGGAAACCTTTTGTTATTTCAGTTGAGTCTGTTTGTTTCCTTGTCATTGTTGGACATGGAACCTTTCGTTGTTTCAGTTGAGTCTGTTTGTTTCCTTGTCATTGTTGGACTTGGAAACCTTTATGAAGTTATTGAGtactctttttctctatttgagtttcaaatttgttttttgttttctttctattgaCTTTAGATCTTCTTCTAGAGTATGgatatttcttttgtattgtttttgttgtctatTTCTGTAGTTTGGTTTATCAAAACTTCACACCTTTTCTTCCCAAGACTCTCTGTTTTGCAAGAGAGCTTAAAGAGTTTTTGGCTGTTGCGCGTTGCCTATGGTTTTAGATTGACCAAACCCAACAAGACTAAGAAATCTGTGCTGAACATGTAGACCTTTTGGGAATGGGAATCACAACGTGTGATTTGTCAAGACCCAACAATGTAGACCTTTTGGTGAAGTGAActgtaaaatattttcagtttaaCTTCATTTAATTTCAAACAAGAACACAGATGACATGATATTGCTAAAAAAACAGGAAGAATACATCACAAAGGttcaaaattttctgtttgaaAAGCCAAATCCACCTATAGCAGAAATTCTCAGAGTCAAAAGATACACTTGCTGATCATCAAGTGTACCTCAAGCACGCTTTCTCCTGGCCAAAATAGCAGGTCTCTTGCCAACAGCTCCACCACTTTTGTTGGATTGAGAAAGAAGACCACGAAGAAGAGCTAGAATACCAACACCCATGAATGGCACATACATCATCAACAATTTCTCAGATGCCTTCCCTGATCCTATCATCTCTCCCAGTATAGCAGCCTAATAAGTAATGAATACTCAATATCAGATTCTTCATCACAAGGCATATTAGCAATGAATGCGGAAAGATTCACATTGCAGAACAATAAGTATAAGTTCGATAACGTTACTAATTCTAATAACCATGAAACTAGTCATTCAACATAGTAGAAACTCAAAATCTCTCTCCCTCATCAACATACAATGTTGTGATTTTAGGGAACCAAATGAAATCTTGAATCAAGCATTATACAAATTTCACTAGTCTGCTCCTAGTTCATACTTTGTAATGGTCCAGTTTCACAGACTTTAACATTGATCACCAATAATCATTTCTCCTATAATCTTCATTAATCTCAGATTTCAGATccataaatcaacaaaatcttaCTCTAAATCAAACACGTTATATCCAAATTGATCAGAAACAGCGAGATTAAGATCTAAATGTACCATAGAAGTCACGACGGAAGCTCCGTACACCATTGAGGTGGTACCAAACCACGATTTCCCAGCGAGAATTGCGTAGACGTTGACGATTGAGAGCGGccaaagaagcaaaagctcATGCCAGACGAGTCCGACTAGGAAATGCGGCTTCTCTTTGACTAGATAATCTCCAAATTCATCAATGTACCAGCGATTCAGATCGACGATAAACGCCGGGAAGATATCGCCGGGAAGACTCGTTTGACCGTCGATAAGCGGCGCAATTACCGCCATGAGAGCAAAGTATAAGAAGAGAACCGCATCGATCAACTTGCAAAATGctcccattttttttcttcttctccttcttcaatggattttgtttttctctctgcTTTAATCTGTCGTTGACCGCGGAAACGAAGAGCCGGCTACTTAATAATTGGCCAAATCTAAATTAAAGCGAACCGGTTTAAACGGCTACCATTTTTCCGGTTTGATTCAGTGGTAAATTCGAACACTACCGGGCCTTAGGCCCATAATCTTCCTCGGAGGATGTATATAGTATCCAGAAAAAATAGTCACCCGAAGGACTACACTAATTAAGAGAGCCCATGATCTGTTACAAAATCTTAAGTTCTAAACATTTGAATAAGTTTCACATCCTCTACATAGTCTAGAAAAATGTGAACTCTACGGTTCTAATAACTTTCGACTCTTGAATTTGcagatgttttattttttatttttcagggAGTCTAAAGACATGATCATTTCAAAATTCCTTATCTCTCACGCCTTGGAGGAATCATATTCGTAAACACACTTGCAAGTTACAACCTTGCATTGCCTTAAGCAAATTCTTTAGCAAGGTACATTTCTTAGTGTTACGTTTTAGATCTTTTAAAATGTTGAGACTACTTGGTATTGAAACCATGACTCAGTTCACTTGTTCGTCTTGCAAGATGGTAGGGAaattgttttgcatttttatCTCTATCTATGTAATAAATCTATGTACCTTTCTAAGTGTAATGTTATATCTGCAGTCATTAAACAAATTGTGTAACTCGTTATTATATATCTCACTGTGGAGTTTCGTGATCTTTCGACTGCGAATTCTCAGCTGAACTTTGGCCATCTTTGAGTTTCTTACTGCTCTTCTCCTTAAGCATCTCCTTAATCTCTGCTTCTCTCTTATCAACAACTTTGATCAAATCCTTGAAACTCACTGCTCTCAAACTTTTCCCTCTAGAAGAACCAGCCTCCTCGCTCCTCGCCTGTACTTCATCACTCTCTTCTGGTCTTAACCGTTGGTATTGCCAGAAAACTTTCCAGCAGAAGAGTGTGAGTGCAATGAACCAAACGACGCCACATATTAGGAAGAGTCCCCAGAAACTCTGTACCGATATTTGATAGTTTTCTGTATCTGAAATCTGCATTGTACATTCGTGGTCGTAGGTAAGCCATTTCTTGCGGATTTTCTCGAGTTTTCCTTCTTCAGCCAGTTGCAGGATCGCTGTCGACATGTCCACAGCTAGAGGAGAGTCTCTCTGGAACGCCTGCAAGAATCGAGATCCATTAAGCAAAGTTTTAACAGAGACTGATcttaaaaaattgaagttGGTTTTCACATACAAATCCCCAGCCTGTCCGAGTGAATTCCTGTCCAACTGTTCGAAACTTGCAGTTGCTGTTTGACAAGAGAGCTTTAATGTAAGGAAGCTCGTCGACAATGGCTGCCACGCCACCGCCTCTGGGACCACGTTGAAGAGCAGAGAGatattcttcttcgtctttaaGCGGAATGATTCTTGATGGAGCTATGTTAAGTTCATTGACCAGAAATTTCCACGCAAAGGTACCATCTTGGACTCCAATGGGTTCGTTGCTTGCTATTAAAGTGTCCATTCCTTCTATCCGAGATGTTAGCTGTTGAACGGTGAGGATTGAAGTGAGACTGGCTGTGTAGCTTGAGTTGATGATTAGAACCACAAATAACCATACGAGTAGCACAAACCTTCCCAACGTGCTCACCGTATTCTCCCCTGAAGAtcaacaaaggaagaagaataaaacacCTTGCGACCTtggtaacaaaagaaaagaaccgagagtttcttctctttgatgttTTCGTATGATCTTAAATGTAATTGTGTGCATACTGTGAGAGAAGAACATTGTTGAGAAGCTAAACCTGCAATATTGAAGACGAGAAAGGAAGGGGGTAAAGCAAAGCTTTAGCACTTGAGCTTAAACTAATACATATGAGTTTTGTGTCGATTCAATAATTGTATGGAACTAACCAGAAGACTGTAATGATTTGACGCCTAGGAGGTCCGCGGAATTCTTCGTTAAATCGATGTTCAAGAATCCAGATGACGGCtccaacaaagagaaaaagggcACCGGTCACAGCCCACATCTCTATAGTGAATGGCTTCAAGAAGGACCAAGGACTAGACTTGGCCCCCTTCACTGGAGCTACCACCACAAGCCCTGATTCTATAAATGGCTGCGTGAAATCTACAAACTTGGTTCTGTTTGTAATGATGGTAACATCCCCAACAGCTACATCGAAAATCTAGAGACATAAATAGAACAAAACATAAGTATACTGTTTCGTGTAATTGATTGAgtaaaatagaagaagaagtaggaCTCACATTTGCAGCAACTTCACTTATGAGATTGTCATATGAAGGATTTTTCTTCCCGTCCCCATATAGTATATAAGTACGTGGAACGGGATATGGAAGCAATTGAATCGCAGCTTCAAAGATGTCGATGCAAAAGCCTTTAACACCAAGCGGGTTCTTGTCCTTAGAAGCATAGTTTTTGTAGCTTACACGGTTAGGCACCCCGATTTTCAGCGGCTTTCCATTTTCAGGGAAAACCCAACCCCGAGGTGGCTTTATTACTTCCCCTGGCCATATGATCTCATTAAGACGTTGGTCTTTTGCAGATGTGTTTGAAGGCTTAGAGTATAATGTCTCTGGAGGCGCGACTGAGAAACCTGTATGATTCGACCAGTATCCAACTCTCAGTGGACCTGTACTTTTTATGTTCAGAATGTCGTAGGCTGGATTAATCCGGTTTTTCTCTGAATTAAACTCGATTTGTCCAGTCAGACCTGTATAATTCATCTCAAGAATGACCTGCAAGAACCTCTCCCCTTCATTGAAAATGTGAAGTTTTGATAGCTTAATGCCGCTATCGTTGGTATTCCTCAGACTTGGATCATTAGAGAAAGTCACTGTATTGCCTTGGCTGAAGAAAACATCGAGAGCGCGAGCTACCAACCAAACAGAATCGTAAGCATACAGCGCGTAAGAATTGAAGCCATCATCACTTTTTAGACTCTCCTTGAATCTAAGGTTTTTCCATCTTCCTTTAAACTGTCTCTTGTTGTCACTCTCAGGTGTGTAATGACGAAATGCAACCACTCCTTGCAAGAGATCCAAAGCTCTGGGATCCAACGGTTCCATGGAATCCAAAGCTGTAAGAAGCCAATCAGTAGTGATCCAGACATAGCCACTTCCCATCATTCCAAGAGATTTGGCGACAGAGAATATGTTTAAACCCGAATCAGGATTCACATGAACAACAAAGATGCGAGATTCCATCAGATTAACAGAAGCCAATAAATCACTGATTGAGCTATTATCTGCACCAGGTGGAAATGCAGCCTTGTAAGAGATCTTGGCACGTTTCTTGGCTAAAGCATCACCTAATACAGATATTCCATTCCTACCATACTCATCATCCACAAAGATCGCAACAACTTCTCTCCATCGAAAATAGGATACAAAATCCGTGATTGCATTCATCTGGAAGTAATCATTCTGTGTGGTACGAAGGAAATAAGGGTATTGAAGCGAAGAAAGAGTCGGGTCCGTTGCTGCAAATGACAAGAAAGGTACATGAAGCTCATTAGCTACATGGGAGATTATGTGACCAATTCCTGAAGATTGTGGACCAATGGCTGCAACCACCTTGTTCTCCATTAGCTGCAAAGCTACAccataagaaaacatatcacCAATCTACTTCCTCATTCAGAAAAAGCAATCCATGCGCAAAACGAAGATTTTAACAAGAGGTTTATGAACAAGACAAGCTCTGCAATTTGAATAACCTCATTACTATTAAACCCCAGCTTCGTTGGGGCATTTTCACAAGCAACTTTTCAGACATAATTCAAATTGCAGTTTACGAAAAGTACCTCCCATGGTGCCAACAAATCCACTGCAATTAGTGTCCTGGAAGACAATATTAAGCTTGGTGCCCCTGAGGATACTCTGGTCAGCATTAATGTCTTCAATGGCCGCCACAAACGCAAGTTTGGCCGCTCTTCCAATGAAAGAATCATAAGTAAACAGAGCTCCAACGTTTACAGAGCTtggcagagaagaagaagaagagtttcttGAGAAACTTTCTCTACCAGCACCTTGTATTGGCAAAACCCACAAAGCAGAAATACATAGGAGCATAAATCCCATGGAAACATCTCTAATCATCACGAAAAATCCCATCTTTTAATCGAAAAGGAGTGATTTTTACGGGCTCATTATATACCCACTTGATGATTCGgagttagaaaaaaatctgatcGAACAGGCATTAACGACCATTGATTTtaacatcaacatcaactaGAAAAAGATGGGTCAgacaaaaaagacaaaactttaTTGACATTGTATCGAACCTAAAATCAAAGACTTAgattttttacatatatgtatgtgtttgtatataatttatctTGGATTCTGTACCGATCAAGAAACAGAACTGAAACTATCTCAGAGATGATGGCAATAAATTAACagaactatataaaaaaaaccaataaaatagCAAATGGGTGGGCcagacaaaacaaattagCATACGATAAAAGCACCAAGTTGGATAAAAGAAAAGTTCATGAGTTCATACTTCATAGAACGTGGCAATAATGATTACCAAACAATTATGAGTACAATTAGACgtacatatacatacaaagatccaacctttttaaaatttttgaggAGTTTATATATCCAAATTTGGTTGGCTTTTGAAGTGTTGCATATTCTATTAGTACCAAACCCTATCACATAAATCCCCAATGTCAATGCCAAATTAAGCATGGTAATGACTAATGATCACTGGTTCTTTACCAGCTTTTTATGTTGCTAAGTTACAATTCGAATATTGACTTACATGTTAGCTATATCTAGTTCTTATACATAACAATTTTCTTCCTATAGAGTGGAATCTACTCATCAATTTCGTGGTACCTCAGTATCAGCTTGGACTTCCCCTACATGAGATGGGTTGTTATTAGAGTCATCGCTTCTTCTGAACATTCTCTtaatagcttcttctttctcatccaCAAACTCCACAAAATCAAACACTAATTCTCTCAACCGCAATGTAGGAGAAGCTGACCAAGAAGCGCGTGGCATCGAGGATGTTCTCTCCATCCGTCTGTACCGCACGAACTGGCGTATCATCCTGagaacaaacaccaaaaacgcAGAGACTGTGATTGCAATGCAGACAAGGTACAGCCCTTTGAAGCTTTTGAGATGAAGCTGGTTTGGCTCTGGGTTCCAATTTGATTTCCCTGCGCAATTCGTCTTGCATAACCATTTCTTTCGAATTTCTTGCAATTTCCTCGTCTCAGAGAGTTTCAAGATAGCTGTTGACATGTCTATAGCCAATGGAGAATCTCTCTTAAACGcctgttatataaaaaattaagttcaaatctttttgtaaataatttctGATTAagagaaacatgaaaattGTACTTACAAATCCCCAACCACGGTGCATAAAGGGTTCTCCAACAATCTTGAAGCCTGTTCGTTCTGCTAGAAACAGTTCGATGTAAGGGAGTTCGTCGACAATGGCAGCAACACCTCCCCAATTGGTTGGCCCCAGCTTTAGAGCCTTTTCATACTCCTCGGTCGAGTCAAGTGGGACCAGTCTAGACCGAGCCATGCCAAGACTGTAGGTTAAATACTCTAAAGTGAACGTCCCAGCCTGGTACCCGATAGGTACCTCACTTGCCCGCAAGCTATCAATACCGGTAATAGCAGAGGGAAGCTGTTGAACTGTGAGGATTGAGGTGAGGTTCGCTGTGTAGCTCGCGGTTAGAACCATCAATAGGAAGAGCCATACAATCATCACTAGTCTTGCTAGATTACTTATTGTATCTTCCTCTGTTGACATAACAGGATAAAACAGAAATATCACTGATCTGAGTTGGCAAAAAATCAATACAGAGTTGAATATGTATCGGACAGATTCTTAAATGTAACtctaaacttgtttttttctcttgcttGATGGTTTTTAAAGAAAGATGGATGGATGAAATTAAGGCTACTCACGGTTTCTCTTGAAAAGAGTTGAGAAGCTGAACCTGCAGGAACAAATCAAAGTAGATGTATCAGAAAATCACCAAGAATGAACTATCAAGTGCAGTGAATATTACGAGCTGAACTTACAAGAGCATTGTGCTGAGTTGTCTTCGGGGTGGCCCTCTGAAATCTTCATTGATGCGATGTTCGAGGATCCAGATGACTACGGCAATAACCAGGAATGAAACTAGAACAACACACCATAACCGGCTGGTGAAGGGTCTCAGAAAGATCCAAGTCGCATTGTCATCATTAGCAGGAATCACCACTACAAGGCCTGTGGAAGCATATGGCTGCGAGAAATCCACTAACTTGGACCGGCTTGGGACTATTGCAATATCCCCAACAGCAGCATCATATACCTGAAATAAAGGggaaaaacaaggaaaagcCACCCATTATCACAGTGAAAGTTAGTCTGGGAATGTTCATGACTTCAGAGGCTTTCCGAATCAGTTTTGAACGTTTTGGAGTGGATACTTACACCATCCGTGACCATTTGAATAAGGTGGTTGTAATTAGGACTTGAATGACCATTCCCGAAAGGCTCAAATATGTAAGGAACACTGTAAGGGACGAACTTTAATGCTTCAATGAAGACATCGATGCAAAATCCTTGGATCCGATGGCTACTGTTCTTTTCTTCAGTCACAAACTCGACAAAACTCACTCTTCTCGGGACAACAATCTTCAATGGATCTGCAGAATCTGCAATGACCCAACCACGTGGCTTTTCACGGCCACCACCAGGCCAGGTTATATCTCCAAGTTTTTCATCAGAAACAAAGCTAGTCTTCTTCTGTGAATGACGGGTTTTTGGGGCTACAACCGAAAAGCCTCCATTTTTCGACCAGAAACCGACAGTATGAACATCGGTTTTGTTTACATTGATAATTTCGTAGTCACAGCCGATAACGTTTCGGCCAGAACCAAACTGAACTTGACCGGCTATACCAGTAAAGTTTACTTTCAGAAGTTTCTCAAGTAGTAACTCCCCACTGttgaaaaatttgattttctccAAGTGCAGTTTGGTTCCCCGTGCATGAAGTAACTTTTCGGAGTAAGAAAACGTTATGTTGATTCCTTCATTCAGCAATTCCTCGATGCCATGCGCAATCATCCACACTGTATCATAGGCATGTAATGCGTAGGCATTCATTGATCTGTTGCTCTGCAGTTTATGCGTGAAATGTTCCATCTTTACGGATTCTGGGATATGTTGACGAAGCCCCACTACTCCTTCAAGGCGTTTTAGAGTACCTTTGTCACTCAAAGAATCTAAGGTAACAGAGAGCCAGTCTGTGGCGAGCCATACGTATTCATGGGTCATCATCTGCAGCTTTTGCGCTATATCAAAAATTCTGAGCAATGGGTCCGGACCAAAATGAAGAATATAAACTCGAGGACCGATGGACTTGGATTTGTTCAAAGCATTAGTAAGGAATTTTTCATCAGAATGAACTGAGAGCGGCACTTTATAGGAAATTCTGGATCTTTTCTTGTACAGTTCATCATCTAGAGCAGAAACTCCATTTCTTCCGAGCTCATCATCCGAGTAAACTGAGATCACTTCTTTCCATCCATAAAAATTGATAAGATCCACAAGGGCAGACATTTGGTGGGCATCATTAGGTGTAGTCCGAAGAAAGAAGGGAAATTGGAGGGCAGAGAGAGTTGGATCAGTTGCTGCAAATGAGACAAGAGGAAAGTGGAGCCCTTTTGCAATATCGGAAATTGTATGAGCAACAGAGGATGAAATTGGACCGATCATAGCCACCACTTCTTTCTCAAGCAATTCAAaagctgcaaaacaaaaaccactGAAGCTTAAACCAGGCCCTTAGTGGTAAAACCAAAGTTTTGTTTCCACTTATGTACAGGAAACACAGGTCCTAGTAACAGCCTGTTTAGGGTATGCGGTCTATATTGTTCTATGCATTATTAGCATTCGGAACCCAAAATATGTACCAATAAAAAACGGATTAAAACGTAAATCGATGTGCCAATCATTTCCAACTAtcacaaaatgaaatattgtTGCTACTGATGTGCATTGACCGCTTTCTATAATATGTTTGATATACTGTATCAGCCATGGATGAGTGTCACAAGTGtttgaaacacaaaagaaCTAGAAGAACAGTCACGGTACCTCCAAAGGACCCACGAAAGACATTGCAGGCAGAATCCTCCATTAATAGCCGTAGCTCCGTTTCTTTGAGAAAGCTTTTATCATTGTTCACATCGGAAACAGCTGCCTCTAGAGCTACTTTTGCAGCTCTTCCGATAACcgaatcaaaagcaaaaacagcACCGATGTTCACCAGTTGAGGTCTTTGGCAATCCATTGGAACCACCAGAATGACCACAATCAGTGCCGTAATAGCGACAGATGGGTCAATGCCCAGTCCCATGGAGATAATGCAATCAAAGTAAGGACCACTTCAGATAGTTTGTGTTGGAACTAGAACCATCTCATTTAAATCTAGCAACTCTTCATTCAGCATTGAGGATGAGAAGATTAGAGAACTAAGCAAGGTAAAGTTTCCAACTTTGACCTGTAGAGTCAATGCGATTAGAAGACGAATCAAGATCTAAGCGAAGAGCAATCACAAGTCAAACCAAATTGATTATTTTAGCTGAAAACTAGCAACAATGTGGATATGAAGACTTATATACACAAACTCATCCGGACAgaagaaaaatctgaaaaagagtttttacaAATTCATTGAAATTAAC
It encodes the following:
- the GLR5 gene encoding glutamate receptor 5 (glutamate receptor 5 (GLR5); FUNCTIONS IN: protein binding, intracellular ligand-gated ion channel activity; INVOLVED IN: cellular calcium ion homeostasis, response to light stimulus; LOCATED IN: endomembrane system, integral to membrane, membrane; EXPRESSED IN: 22 plant structures; EXPRESSED DURING: 13 growth stages; CONTAINS InterPro DOMAIN/s: Extracellular solute-binding protein, family 3 (InterPro:IPR001638), Ionotropic glutamate receptor (InterPro:IPR001320), Extracellular ligand-binding receptor (InterPro:IPR001828), GPCR, family 3, gamma-aminobutyric acid receptor, type B (InterPro:IPR002455), Glutamate receptor-related (InterPro:IPR015683), Ionotropic glutamate-like receptor, plant (InterPro:IPR017103); BEST Arabidopsis thaliana protein match is: glutamate receptor 3.4 (TAIR:AT1G05200.2); Has 6965 Blast hits to 6802 proteins in 627 species: Archae - 64; Bacteria - 977; Metazoa - 4763; Fungi - 0; Plants - 634; Viruses - 0; Other Eukaryotes - 527 (source: NCBI BLink).); amino-acid sequence: MGLGIDPSVAITALIVVILVVPMDCQRPQLVNIGAVFAFDSVIGRAAKVALEAAVSDVNNDKSFLKETELRLLMEDSACNVFRGSFGAFELLEKEVVAMIGPISSSVAHTISDIAKGLHFPLVSFAATDPTLSALQFPFFLRTTPNDAHQMSALVDLINFYGWKEVISVYSDDELGRNGVSALDDELYKKRSRISYKVPLSVHSDEKFLTNALNKSKSIGPRVYILHFGPDPLLRIFDIAQKLQMMTHEYVWLATDWLSVTLDSLSDKGTLKRLEGVVGLRQHIPESVKMEHFTHKLQSNRSMNAYALHAYDTVWMIAHGIEELLNEGINITFSYSEKLLHARGTKLHLEKIKFFNSGELLLEKLLKVNFTGIAGQVQFGSGRNVIGCDYEIINVNKTDVHTVGFWSKNGGFSVVAPKTRHSQKKTSFVSDEKLGDITWPGGGREKPRGWVIADSADPLKIVVPRRVSFVEFVTEEKNSSHRIQGFCIDVFIEALKFVPYSVPYIFEPFGNGHSSPNYNHLIQMVTDGVYDAAVGDIAIVPSRSKLVDFSQPYASTGLVVVIPANDDNATWIFLRPFTSRLWCVVLVSFLVIAVVIWILEHRINEDFRGPPRRQLSTMLLFSFSTLFKRNQEDTISNLARLVMIVWLFLLMVLTASYTANLTSILTVQQLPSAITGIDSLRASEVPIGYQAGTFTLEYLTYSLGMARSRLVPLDSTEEYEKALKLGPTNWGGVAAIVDELPYIELFLAERTGFKIVGEPFMHRGWGFAFKRDSPLAIDMSTAILKLSETRKLQEIRKKWLCKTNCAGKSNWNPEPNQLHLKSFKGLYLVCIAITVSAFLVFVLRMIRQFVRYRRMERTSSMPRASWSASPTLRLRELVFDFVEFVDEKEEAIKRMFRRSDDSNNNPSHVGEVQADTEVPRN